GGGTTAATTGTCAGAGCTCTTCTGATGGcggtggagctatgacaattaaTACTAACTGAGGATCTGCCACTACCATTTAATCCGGTTAAAAGCAATACCACatatgtcaggtttcagagtagcagccgtgttagtctgtatccgcaaaaataacaggagtacttgtggcaccttagagactaacaaatttattagagcataagctttcgtgggctacaacccacatatGTCAGTAATGCAATATTGAGAATTGACTGACTCAGGGTGCATTTTTTTTAGAGGGAAGGAAGTAGGAGATGAATAAATCATTATTGGATCTATTATTAGAAAGATTATATGCCAGAATTTACCATGTTATTACCTGTGATTTGCCTATGCATTGAGTTGCCAGCTATATGATATGCGGTCTGAGTGGGAATGCAGCAATGACCTGAGATTCATCAGTGTAGGGTGAGGAGTAGGGGCTGGGCAGAGCACCAGAACTGAGCTGCCAGTCACAGCCAGGTGagaaggggcaggagagaggggatGAGCAAAGCAAAAGAATGTAGCTACTTATTGCTGATGTTGATGCATGAGAGGAAAAGAAACTAGTGTAACTGTCACAACCCAGGGGGAGTTTGCAGATGCTGCAGTTAGAAAAATTATCTTCTTAGTGGCAAACTGAATGAGTTTGACAAGGAATGAATGAAACACAAGAACGTGAAACCCCACAATCCTATTATGTCAAAGTTCCTTCTTAGAGTAGAACTGTAATTTAAGAAGAGATGAGAATTTACCTTTCTACCACCACTGTATCTGAGTGCACGTGGAAGGATCTAAAGGTGGACTGGATAACACTCACCTGCTAACTGGGGCGTGTAACTAGAGAGCCATGGAGTGGCGAGGATGCCGATACCCCTCGCCTTCCCTTCCCCTGTGGgtgatgggagggggagagagagaaagggaggggaatTTGGCTCCTCttgatttcccttccccctccctccctgggacAGGGGTTTGGCTTTAACTAGTTCTGAGCTCTGAGCCTCTCCTACCTGTTCCCACTGCAATTGGATGACTAGGGTCATGACAGACCGACTGACTGGCTCCCACTTCcagaggcaggggaaggaagcagaggttGTTTTTGCCCACTGCTGGCTTGTAGCCATTTTAGCTTTGTTCCAGCACCACCCTTTCACACCTTTATTTCTGGAGTTCTTGGGCTTCTGGGGACTATACTGATCACCAGATTTTTATGGAGGGtctgaaagggattttttttccccatatggGAAAATTGAGAAATGACTGTGGGATTTTTTCACCTTCCATCTGGCATCTTGGACGTCTGGTTTAGGGATTTACATTACATTTGTCACAATGTTGGCAAGCTCCAGTGTGGTTGGTGTGTTAAGAAAGGGTCTGATGTGAGGTCTCTGTAACCCAATGGGCTCAGAGCACAACACTGCATGGTAAGGAAGTAAGCCTTCATGGCTCATCTCTCCTAGCTCCAGCATGGAGGAGAGGAATGGGTTGGGACTCTGATTGCCTGCCAGGGCAGGCCTGGGCATGTAGAAAGGGAATTGCCCTCAGACCCATCCTAAGGTTTGTAGAACCCAGGGCCCAGCTAAATTCCACACTAGAACAGCCCTGCTGGGTAGTCCAGGGAGGTGTTTCTCATTGCCTAATAGTTTAAAAAACAGAGGCCTCCACATTTAACTATACTCTGACATATGTGTCTCGCTTCAGTGTCCACATCAGCATATTAGAAAGGGAAAATCCTGCATTTGTAGGCGAATGGACAAGATGATTTAATAggtgttttccatctctaattgctATGACTACATTTAGCACTGGTTCAAACTTGCAGTTAAATTAAAAACTTGGCCAAATAATTCAGCACAAAATTCCACCCACTTTCATCTATTTTTGCGATTTGTCATCTCTTGATAAAACATTATTTGTCATTTGGGCAACTGGCTGAATTTTTACCCATTTAGCTTCACTGGATCCTGTTTCATCAACAGGCTGAATTAGGCTGAGACATGTTGTGTAGTATAGTCTCAGATGGAAGATCAGACTAAATGAAGGTGGCGGGGGAATTTCAACACTGACAAAACCTTGATCTGGCATACAGGCAAGTAAGAATGTAATGTGACGTGGACAGAATCAGTGATGGTAGCCAGTCTGTATTTTCCAAAGCGCAGAATGAGCTGAGATTGAGTTGACTTTATGGAGAAAAGGAGTAGCCTCAAACTCAAAAATTCTGTAGCATTCGCTGCTGTCATATTACCAGTTTCACTACATCTTGTGCTTTGTAAATTATTGTAATCACATGCTTCTATCATGCTTTGTATACAAACAGAATCTGCCTATTTAAGGTTTTACATAGCCCACATGACAGTAGTAACTGTGTGCCTAATGGACCTATGACGGTATCCCACATAcattatattattgtttttaagGGAAGTCAGATTCCATGAACTGGCCATTTTACAGGCTCATATTTGCCATTGATCAAATACTTCtctaaggccagcattttcaacTGATTTTCAGTTGCTGTGTTTTCAGGTACATCTCAACTTGGTAGCCAAAACCTGGGTCATCCAAATCCATTTCTGAAAATGTGTCTGTAAATGATTCTGATCTGTACTGAGACCCACTACTATCACGATCCCAGCAACAAAACTGTTGTTACAGTTTTAgactaaaaattaaaacaaataaagaaacCCCAAAACAGGAACATGTTAGTAATATAATATACTCCACATTGTTGTTGTCTTATGAAGCAAGATGGTAAGTTTGCTAAACAATTGATgtgctaatgaatgagtatagaCATTAAAATTATGCAGTTATTTTACTTTAAGACAATCCATCTGTTCACAGAGCTTGTCATTTAGTGTCGCTTTGTCTgacaaaataaaaggaaagtaaTTATCCTATCAAAGGCGAAAAAAGTAGGTCAGTGTAAGTTATTGCAAAGTAATGAAATAATGCTGAGTTGCTTCTTCACAATACTTCCCACAGCATCTGTAAATATGCTGAGAGCATGTTTATATAAAGATATAGTTTCTAAGCCCTTAGTGGGACCACAGATGCCCAAACCAGGACTTCTTGGAATGAAGAAATAAACCAGCTGTGTAAGCATGTTTACTTTGCAATGACAAGGACATTCTAATTTGTCCACAAGAGATGATTCACCAGTTTAGGTCTATAAAAGTAAAGGTATTTACACTCTAAAAATCAGAGTTTCAGAACCCAAGAATTCAGCATGATGCATCCAAGCTTTGCAGCTGCCTTCCTTTTCTTGCTGGGCTTGTCATATTGTTTGACACTGCCTATTCCCCATGAAGACAGTGATGAATTCACAACGGAAGACCTCCAGTTTGCAGAGGTACAGTATAAAATCAATCTTCACATATTAAGGTTGGCTGTTTGATTGCCTTTGTTCTTTGGAAACtggaaatattattttatttttttccctagcGCTATCTAAAGACACATTACAACCTACGTTCCAGTCCTGCTGGCATAAGGAAGAAGAATGCCAACTCAGTGGCAGCCAAACTTCGAGAAATGCAGTCTTTTTTTGGGCTGGAGGTGACTGGCATATTAGATGAAGAAACATACGAGCTGATGCAACAGCCAAGATGTGGTGTCCCCGATGTGGGGGAATACAACTTTTTCCCTAGAAAACTAAAATGGtcaaaaaataatttaacataCAGGTAAAATTATAATATTTAGTGttattgtttcttattttcaagtTATCCTGCTATATAGTTGTTCAACAGCCATTATATTGTATATTAGATTGACAAGCTCAGCAAGAAGAAAGGATAGTCTAGACTTCGTAAAAATCTCATGTTGCAGTTTTAAAATCTATATGGCCCTGATCCATAGCTCATggaagtcaatgtgagtcttaccattaactttagtgggctttggatcaggccctacctAAATTTCTTTAATGAACTCAGTTATCACACTATGATGCCATTAAAAAGTCACTATTTGCCGGAAACCAAAGAGTGGTaaacaagagagaaagagagagggctATTTTCCCTATGTATTGAATATGGAAATAAAAGTGGTATCTCTGATAATGCTATGTAGTAAGCTGTTAACAAACATTGTTTTTAATGATGACCACTGTATCTCTTTAATGTCCCCTCGATCATGTATTGTCTCTCCAGAATGGTCAGGTGCATGAGATATTTCATATCTCTTCAAAATACTTATAAAAAAATATACTGAATAAAGTCCCATATTATCTATACAAAATATCTTAATAAAGAACATACTTTTAGTTTCCTGGGGTTTCTCTAGTGCATATAAtaatggcaaaaaacaaacaaacaaacaaacaaacaaatcccaaACTATTAGGTCATTATCTTTCTGAATGATACTGATAGATggaaatgtacatttttatttttggagcACTGTACATTAATAATCCAGCTTTTGAGAAGTGGCTGTCTCCCAGTCAAAAGTTGGTTTTCATGGAGGTACATTGAAAAGTTCCTTGGCCCTGCAGAAAGGTTAATTGAAGATATTTTATCTGATTGATAGAATTGTGAATTACACTCGAGATCTGACACGTGCTGAAGTGGACAGAGCATTCAAAAAGGCATTCAAGGTTTGGTCTGAAGTGACACCACTGAACTTTACTAGAATTCGTAGTGGCACTGCTGATATCATGATTTCCTTTGGAACTAAAGGTAACAGAGAAAGATTACTTTTTGGCAGTTTAATTATATTTTCACCTGTTTAAAAATTAGATGTAAATGCTGTCGGTATTTTAAATGTTGCTTTGTAGAACATGGTGACTTTTATCCCTTTGATGGACCTTCTGGATTACTGGCTCATGCTTTTCCTCCTGGACCAAATTATGGCGGAGATGCCCATTTTGACGATGATGAAACCTGGTCAACTGATTCCAGAGGTAACATAAGTTCTAAAGATCACTTTAACTAGAGCTGGGTGCACTATTTGTTTCAAATAATATTGGTTATGAATTCTGTCCCTTTTGGATAGCAAATCATTCACAATCTCATCCTGATTTCATAAAATGTATTTGCTATTCAGAATATTTGCCAGATACTTTGGATGGATAATTTTCACCCTATATGTTGTTTGTGAACAGTTTGCTTTGACTGTTCcctatttgttttttattattcatGTTGTGTGACTGGTTACTGAAGTCACAGGGAGCTGTTTTTAATCCCAGATTGTAGATAGGAGTATGGTACACGTCTTGCATGAATTATGGACAAAACAATTATTTGTGTTAAAATTTGGAATTTGCAACTCTCTTCTAGAATACCTGTCAGTTGTCTGAATACAACAGAATAATGAATCACATGACCCATGAACCCAGAGAAACAAGGCAGTTTGGGTTTTTTACTATTCAAACATCTCATTGTTTCACTTGCAATTTGAGGGTGTCCAGCTTGGATGTCAGACAGATGGTGTGACCCCCAGTAAGCCAGTGGGAGTTGTAGATACTCACcatatctgaaaatcaggccacttttatgaagtttgaaaatatttgccCTTGTCTGCACAAAgagccatttttgaaaaattgatcCAATTGTCACTAACATTTTTTCAACTGCGGACACTGTTTTTCAGCACCGTGTCATCTAGCTTTGCTGGGAACAGATTTAATTGATCCAGTGCTGGAAATAGCATTGATTGTCAATGGACTATCTACACTAGGGATGGAATcctggcaaaacttccattaacttcattggaccaggatttcaccctacaaCTTCAAACATTGCTAAGATGGTTGAGTTGAACTGGGGTTGGTGATAGTGGGAAATTTTTCAAATACAATTTAGTATAAGAAAAAACGTAAGGGGCTCAGGCTATTAGGCCCTTACtcaaacaaaattcccattgtcttGGATGAAGACAGCAGGATTGGACTGTGTATCTCAgcatccccatctgtaaaatggagtaatAATATTTAGAGTTAATTATTTCATGTATGTTCACTTCTTAGAAGATGCAGAGATCTATATAATTGTTTTGTATCGTCAGTGCAAAAAAGCCATTGTGAAAGAGGATCAGGCAATAAACTGCATTCAGATACATGTGTATAgtatttttgcttttgctttgctttcttaTAGGATACAACTTGTTTCTTGTGGCTGCCCATGAGTTTGGTCACTCTTTGGGACTTGAGCACTCCAGAGACCCGGGAGCTCTCATGTTCCCTATTTACACCTACACTGGCAACACTGGGTTCTTGCTTCCTGACGATGATGTGCAAGGGATCCAAGCTCTCTATGGTTTGTCTTCCTTTTGCCATTTTATCCATGTATCCTAGAATGTACATGTTGCACTGCAATTTAGCTTAGGGCTAGCAATCTGCTGCTGGTGTTCCTATTGCTCAATGGTCAGTACCATGGTAAATTAAGATAGAAACCCTGGATCCTGGGAACCGGGCCTCAGGGTCAGAAGACACCCACATTTAACAGTCTTGCAGAAACTGTAGCAAGCAGTGTCAAGTGCACAGGTGATTGCTGCTAACTGGTTACCTGCTATAGTGGACTTAAGGTCCCTGAGCTGTCTCCCATGGGAGGATGATTGAAGACTATGAAGTAGGAGAAACAGAAATGCCCATATGAGAGACCTTGGGAGGAAGCAATCTTCTCAGAGGCCCTAAAGACATGGTGTCAATGGCACCCATTTAGTTTTAGTCACAAATATCTTTGCAACGTAACTAAACCCCAAAACATAGGTACATGATTTGCCAGAGGAAGAATAAGAAGGGAAAGCAAATATCATTAGTCCAGACAGTTTGTCCTTGATGGTTGTATTCATTCTGGCACTGGTGGACTCTTCAGTGTCCCATTTAGTACATAGTTATCTTACATGGAAGAAGAACAAAAGCAGTCAAAGCTAAGTTATAATTTATGGTTACAGGTGCAGGAGACAGAGATCCCAACCCCAAACACCCCAAAACTCCAGAGAAATGTGATGAAAATTTGTCACTTGATGCAATAACAGAACTTCGAGGAGAAATGGTGATCTTCAAGGACAGGTGAGACAACAATAAATGATGCACTGTATGGTTTACACATATGCTTCTTTTGCTGTATAGGGCCCAGCCAACTCACTACTAGAACTACACTTGGTACAGCCTTTTTAATTTCCATTACTTTATCATTTGTTTCTGAAAATATAATTGATTAGTTCTTTTTCTATCTTCCAATAAATCTGCTAACTTTCTCCCTTAGAGGTTAATCTCTTTTACTAAGCACAACTAAAATAGGTTGTGAAATCAACAGAAATGACTGTAAGGGCTATATAGCATATCACATTTAAGCAGCCTTTATAACATAAATATGGGCTTGATTCCCTGTCACACTGGTGACAATCAAGAATTCCtggaagtcaatgcagttatattGATGTGAAACTGGTGTGAATGGGGGTCAGTCTCCACATGATCAAGCAGACATATTTACCATTTCATGGGATTGCACTGGATTTTTGCCAAAATTCAGAAATTATTTAGTTTTCTGTGCAAAATTGCACTGCACACAGCAATCTTACATGGTGCACTGCCACGTTTATCTGTACTTTCTCTTCTTAAGGGAAGAAAGTTGGACAAAATGAAATCAAGACATCAGTTTTTTCTCTCCTGTGAAAGTGTTCATGTTATGAATGAGCTAGGTAGTCTGAACCATCATGGCTAGGAGAGGAGATGGAGCTTCTCCTTGAATTAAAATGTGCTCCACATTATAGAAAAGACTGAGAACCCCAAATTagttaatatctgtgaaacactgTGAAAACAATACCATGCCATACCATGAAGAAGATGATAAAAAGTCCATTTTCTCTTTCTGAATTAGGTTCTTCTGGCGCCTACATCCTCAGATGGTTGACGCAGAACTGGTGTTAATTAAGTCATTTTGGCCAGAACTTCCAAACAAGATCGATGCTGCCTATGAAAACCCCATGAAAGATCATGTGTTCATATTTAGGGGTAAGCCTTTTGCAAATGGCAGAAA
The Emys orbicularis isolate rEmyOrb1 chromosome 1, rEmyOrb1.hap1, whole genome shotgun sequence DNA segment above includes these coding regions:
- the LOC135879487 gene encoding collagenase 3-like, yielding MMHPSFAAAFLFLLGLSYCLTLPIPHEDSDEFTTEDLQFAERYLKTHYNLRSSPAGIRKKNANSVAAKLREMQSFFGLEVTGILDEETYELMQQPRCGVPDVGEYNFFPRKLKWSKNNLTYRIVNYTRDLTRAEVDRAFKKAFKVWSEVTPLNFTRIRSGTADIMISFGTKEHGDFYPFDGPSGLLAHAFPPGPNYGGDAHFDDDETWSTDSRGYNLFLVAAHEFGHSLGLEHSRDPGALMFPIYTYTGNTGFLLPDDDVQGIQALYGAGDRDPNPKHPKTPEKCDENLSLDAITELRGEMVIFKDRFFWRLHPQMVDAELVLIKSFWPELPNKIDAAYENPMKDHVFIFRGKKFWALNGYDIVEGYPKKIYELGFSREMKTIDGAVHIKDTGKTLFFTGDKYWSYDEENQVMEKGYPRLIEEEFPGIGNRVDAVYQKNGYIYFFNGPLQFQYSIWSKRIVRVLKTNSMFWC